A genome region from Lentimicrobiaceae bacterium includes the following:
- the wecB gene encoding UDP-N-acetylglucosamine 2-epimerase (non-hydrolyzing) has product MIKILTVIGARPQIIKAAALSRAIRTHFSERIIEIILHTGQHYDANMSDVFFNEMGIPQPDYNLEVGSMSHAKQTARMMEGIEEALLKEKPDFCILYGDTNSTLAGALAAAKIHTPVIHVEAGLRSFNKSMPEEINRICCDHVSTLLFSPTETGYNNLIKEGLPVDNRPPYSADNPKIYHCGDVMYDNSLYFAGIAEKKSTILQTYQLQPDNFILCTIHRDNNTDQLERLNTIFNAINKITRENCIQIILPLHPRTAKLLPINLHESLYNKISQNPYIHIVSPVSFLDMIVLEKNACLILTDSGGVQKEAYYFQKPCIILRPETEWKEIVKNGVAIVANADEGKILRAYEYFTEQKTLTFPPVFGDGKAAEFICNEILNCSTTPLTKLFQNN; this is encoded by the coding sequence ATGATAAAAATCTTAACGGTTATAGGCGCAAGACCACAAATCATTAAGGCGGCTGCACTGAGCAGGGCTATCCGCACCCATTTCAGTGAACGGATCATCGAAATTATCCTGCACACAGGACAACATTACGATGCCAACATGTCGGATGTATTTTTCAATGAGATGGGTATTCCTCAGCCGGATTATAACCTGGAAGTAGGCTCGATGAGCCATGCCAAACAAACTGCACGCATGATGGAAGGCATTGAAGAAGCCTTGCTGAAAGAAAAACCGGATTTTTGCATTTTATACGGCGACACCAACTCTACTCTTGCCGGCGCATTGGCTGCTGCCAAAATCCATACCCCGGTAATTCATGTCGAGGCAGGTTTGCGTTCGTTCAATAAAAGTATGCCCGAAGAAATCAACCGCATCTGCTGTGATCATGTTTCCACCCTGCTTTTTTCGCCTACCGAAACTGGTTATAACAACTTAATTAAGGAAGGGCTTCCCGTGGATAACCGCCCACCCTACTCTGCCGACAACCCTAAAATTTATCATTGCGGCGATGTGATGTACGACAACAGTTTGTATTTTGCCGGTATTGCCGAAAAAAAATCCACAATTCTACAAACATACCAACTCCAACCGGATAATTTTATCCTTTGCACCATCCATCGCGACAACAACACCGATCAACTTGAAAGGCTGAATACAATTTTCAATGCCATAAACAAGATTACCAGAGAAAACTGTATTCAAATAATTCTGCCCCTGCATCCACGTACCGCCAAACTACTGCCCATAAATCTACACGAATCACTTTACAACAAAATATCCCAAAACCCATATATCCATATTGTTTCTCCGGTATCTTTCCTCGACATGATTGTCCTCGAAAAAAATGCCTGTTTAATTTTAACCGATTCGGGCGGAGTGCAAAAAGAAGCCTATTATTTCCAAAAACCCTGCATCATTCTGCGACCTGAAACCGAATGGAAAGAGATAGTTAAAAACGGAGTGGCAATAGTTGCTAATGCTGATGAGGGAAAAATACTCAGGGCTTATGAATATTTTACAGAACAAAAAACTTTAACCTTTCCCCCGGTTTTCGGCGATGGCAAAGCCGCTGAGTTTATCTGCAACGAAATACTGAATTGCTCTACAACCCCGCTAACCAAGCTTTTTCAAAATAATTAA
- a CDS encoding T9SS type A sorting domain-containing protein, which yields MKNFQYLLISSILITYSPVIYSYYHAGSGWHPKAGTDYFQLLCLTAHANNFSDNTYIHFIPDATAGFDSQYDAYKLLGGYPEVPQIYTTAYGIQLSINTLPSVESNPVIPVGLYVGLSGNYTISAYGMNTFSPEVPIWLYDNVTHSCINLREDSLYAFSYTAGSNEMRFQLFFDESMHILPSNKPLETVFYSDGKIHIRFTGVFSKGEVEIFDITGKIIGEKIIYNAYPIEINVPQGLSVYIVRLTTNNGYTTRTLLSGY from the coding sequence ATGAAAAATTTCCAGTATTTGTTAATTAGCAGTATTTTAATTACATACAGCCCGGTTATATACAGCTATTACCATGCTGGTTCAGGCTGGCATCCCAAAGCAGGTACGGATTATTTTCAACTACTGTGTCTTACAGCCCATGCTAATAACTTCAGTGATAATACCTACATTCATTTCATTCCTGATGCCACTGCCGGATTCGACAGTCAGTACGATGCATACAAATTACTTGGAGGCTACCCCGAAGTGCCTCAAATTTATACTACTGCTTACGGTATTCAACTTTCAATAAACACCCTACCTTCAGTAGAATCCAATCCGGTTATTCCGGTAGGATTATATGTTGGGCTATCAGGTAACTATACTATCAGTGCCTATGGCATGAATACTTTCTCACCCGAAGTTCCTATATGGTTGTATGATAATGTTACGCACTCGTGTATTAATCTGAGGGAAGATTCCCTTTATGCTTTTTCATATACTGCTGGAAGCAATGAAATGCGTTTCCAACTTTTTTTTGACGAAAGCATGCATATTTTGCCATCAAACAAACCATTAGAAACTGTATTTTACTCCGATGGGAAAATACACATCCGTTTTACCGGTGTTTTTTCTAAAGGGGAAGTCGAGATATTTGATATTACCGGAAAAATTATCGGGGAAAAAATAATTTACAATGCCTACCCCATTGAAATCAATGTACCGCAAGGGCTCTCCGTGTATATAGTACGTTTAACAACAAATAATGGATATACTACACGCACTCTCCTTTCAGGATACTAA
- the rpsF gene encoding 30S ribosomal protein S6, producing the protein MLKQYETVFIMTPVLSEEQMKETVNKFQKILKDKGAEIIFEDNWGLRKLAYPIQKKTTGFFHLIEYKGEGNIVADFELALKREERIIRFLTVALDKHSIAYNEKKRLAKANNEKNTVAQQVEI; encoded by the coding sequence ATGTTAAAACAGTATGAAACCGTTTTCATTATGACTCCCGTTTTATCTGAAGAACAGATGAAGGAAACGGTAAATAAATTTCAGAAAATTCTGAAAGACAAGGGGGCAGAAATTATTTTCGAAGACAACTGGGGATTACGCAAACTGGCGTACCCGATTCAAAAGAAAACTACCGGATTCTTTCACCTTATAGAGTACAAAGGCGAAGGAAACATTGTAGCCGATTTTGAATTAGCACTAAAACGCGAAGAACGTATAATCCGTTTTTTAACAGTAGCGTTGGATAAACACTCCATTGCTTATAACGAGAAAAAACGTTTGGCTAAAGCCAATAACGAAAAAAATACTGTCGCACAACAAGTTGAAATTTAA
- the rpsR gene encoding 30S ribosomal protein S18 — protein sequence MATQANSEIKYLTPIAVDIKKKKYCRFKKSGIKYIDYKDGDFLLKFINEQGKILPRRITGTSTKYQRKVAQAIKRARHIALLPYVADLLK from the coding sequence ATGGCTACACAAGCAAATTCCGAAATAAAATATTTAACCCCGATTGCGGTTGATATTAAAAAGAAAAAATACTGTCGTTTTAAGAAAAGCGGCATTAAATATATTGATTACAAAGATGGTGACTTTCTGTTGAAATTTATCAACGAACAAGGCAAAATTCTGCCCCGCCGTATTACAGGTACATCCACAAAATACCAACGCAAAGTGGCACAAGCCATAAAACGCGCAAGGCATATCGCTTTATTACCTTATGTTGCTGACTTATTAAAATAA
- the rplI gene encoding 50S ribosomal protein L9 translates to MKVILKKDVPNLGFANDIINVKDGYGRNYLIPQGFAILATEVNLKIHSENLKQKSFKEEKIKKEATTLAKALDNITVKIGAKAATTGKIFGSVNAIQIAEAIKEQFNYEIDRKKIHVDGESIKELGNYTAKIILHKEVSAIINFEVFAE, encoded by the coding sequence ATGAAAGTGATCTTAAAAAAAGACGTTCCCAACTTAGGGTTTGCCAATGATATAATTAATGTAAAAGATGGATATGGTCGTAACTATCTTATTCCCCAAGGTTTTGCTATACTTGCTACTGAAGTTAATTTAAAAATTCATAGCGAAAACCTTAAACAAAAATCGTTCAAGGAAGAAAAAATTAAAAAAGAAGCAACTACCTTAGCCAAAGCTCTTGACAATATTACCGTAAAAATAGGTGCAAAAGCTGCCACTACCGGCAAAATTTTTGGTTCGGTTAATGCTATTCAAATTGCAGAAGCCATAAAGGAACAGTTCAACTACGAAATTGACCGTAAAAAAATCCATGTTGATGGTGAATCTATTAAGGAATTGGGGAACTATACTGCAAAAATCATACTCCACAAAGAAGTAAGCGCAATAATAAATTTTGAAGTATTTGCCGAATAA
- a CDS encoding RNA methyltransferase produces the protein MLPANQIKYIKSLSANKGRNMHNYFIAEGIKIVNELIFSNFFIDKIYLTPLIYEKYFDTYSQFNIQIVSISEAEMQRISQQTTPPGILALVKIPDPAPLPTDFSYCPVLVLDEIKDPGNLGTIIRSADWFGLSDIICSENSVDVYNPKVVQATMGSVARVRIHYTQLDTFFASLPFGINIYGSFLNGENISAIKLDFNGIIIIGNESRGISNFLLPYITKKIKIPYGNRKNISDKAESLNASIATAIILYEFCRQG, from the coding sequence ATGCTTCCAGCCAACCAGATAAAATATATTAAATCACTTTCTGCAAATAAAGGCAGAAACATGCACAATTATTTTATAGCGGAAGGGATTAAAATTGTAAATGAATTAATTTTCAGCAATTTTTTTATTGATAAAATTTACTTAACTCCTTTGATTTACGAAAAATATTTTGATACTTATTCACAATTTAACATACAAATAGTTTCTATATCAGAAGCAGAAATGCAGAGAATAAGCCAGCAAACTACCCCGCCTGGAATACTCGCTTTGGTTAAAATACCTGATCCTGCTCCTTTGCCAACGGATTTTTCCTACTGCCCTGTCCTCGTTCTGGATGAAATAAAAGACCCAGGTAATTTAGGGACTATCATTCGCAGTGCCGACTGGTTTGGACTATCTGATATTATTTGCAGTGAAAACAGTGTTGATGTTTATAACCCTAAAGTTGTGCAGGCAACTATGGGCTCAGTGGCAAGAGTGCGTATACATTACACGCAACTCGACACATTTTTCGCAAGCCTGCCTTTCGGAATAAATATTTATGGAAGTTTCCTTAATGGCGAAAATATTTCTGCTATTAAACTTGATTTTAATGGAATAATAATAATTGGAAACGAATCGAGAGGTATATCCAATTTTCTTCTGCCATACATAACAAAAAAAATTAAAATTCCTTACGGCAATAGAAAAAATATTAGCGACAAAGCCGAATCGCTGAATGCATCTATTGCAACAGCTATCATTCTTTACGAATTTTGCAGACAAGGCTAA
- a CDS encoding DUF5103 domain-containing protein: protein MEKKYFLYLFFYFLFFSPLQVFSQDISGKPDLNALSPDHIFSENIKTFILQPEGTQFALPLITLGSDNKLELKFDELGIENKHYKYNFVYCNAEWDATELPVSDYISGFAEGDITQVTFSRNTLIDYCHYSLQFPEQSTQFILPGNYLIVVYADDTKDKPIIIAHFYVVESQLTIDAKVQRATLLENSNTHQEISFSLHTSNYLISNPYQNLKIYIYQNQRFDNRISGIQPQMVVGNTIDYTFNEDISFEGGNEFRNFDTKDFRYQSPGTRKIEKDSLYIITLASDKKKPFQVYESQKDINGNFLIKSNDAYDNDTEADYCIVVFTLPADVPYLSGNVYIFGGLTQWQ from the coding sequence ATGGAAAAAAAATATTTTCTATACCTGTTTTTTTATTTTTTATTTTTTTCACCCTTACAAGTATTTAGCCAGGACATTTCCGGCAAGCCTGATTTAAATGCACTTTCCCCTGACCATATTTTTTCCGAAAATATCAAAACTTTTATTCTTCAACCCGAAGGAACACAATTTGCACTTCCCTTGATTACGCTAGGCTCCGACAACAAGTTAGAACTGAAATTTGATGAGTTAGGCATTGAAAACAAGCACTATAAATATAATTTTGTTTATTGCAATGCCGAATGGGATGCCACAGAACTTCCTGTTTCCGACTATATAAGCGGTTTCGCCGAAGGTGATATCACCCAGGTTACCTTTTCGAGAAATACGTTAATAGACTATTGCCATTATTCATTGCAATTTCCAGAACAGAGTACCCAATTTATTTTGCCGGGAAACTATTTGATTGTTGTGTATGCTGATGACACCAAAGACAAACCAATAATCATTGCACATTTTTATGTCGTGGAATCACAACTTACCATTGATGCCAAAGTACAACGGGCAACGCTGCTCGAAAACAGTAATACACATCAGGAAATAAGTTTTTCATTACATACTTCCAACTATCTTATTTCAAACCCCTATCAGAACCTTAAAATTTATATTTATCAGAACCAGCGTTTTGACAACAGAATTTCTGGTATTCAACCCCAAATGGTAGTTGGCAACACCATTGATTATACTTTTAATGAAGATATCTCTTTTGAGGGTGGAAACGAATTCAGAAATTTTGATACAAAAGATTTCAGATACCAAAGCCCGGGAACTCGTAAAATTGAAAAAGATAGCCTTTACATAATTACTTTGGCATCCGACAAGAAAAAACCCTTTCAAGTATATGAATCGCAGAAAGATATTAATGGAAATTTTTTGATTAAAAGCAATGATGCTTACGATAATGACACCGAAGCAGATTATTGCATAGTTGTTTTTACTTTACCAGCAGATGTTCCATACTTATCAGGAAATGTATATATTTTCGGTGGATTAACACAATGGCAATAA
- the rny gene encoding ribonuclease Y has translation MEQIIFIIIALIAGAIISWFVTNNLIRNAIEQKSAHIIRDAEEKAEVIKKEKILQAKENFLQLKSEHEEIINEKNNNLLKFENRIKQKEASISQKMEEIQRKQKELDTIKANLNTQLEVISKKQAELDKFHKKQIEQLESIASLTAIEAKAQLIDSLKDDAKVEAVTLIKDIIDEAKITANQEAKKIVVETIQRTATENAIENTVSVFNIENDEMKGRIIGREGRNIRTLEALTGIEVIIDDSPDAIIISGFDPVRREIARLSLHKLVTDGRIHPARIEEVVAKTKKQIEQEIIDTGTRISIDLGIHGLHHELTRLIGKMKYRSSYGQNLLQHSKEVANLCATMAAELGLNPKKAKRAGLLHDIGKVPDNEPELPHAILGMKIAEKFKEKIEISNAIGAHHDEVEMISLYAPIVQACDAISGARPGARREVVDAYIQRLNHLEELALSYPGVLKTYAIQAGRELRVMVASDKINDNEAAQLSFDLSKKIQSEMTYPGQIKITVIRETRAINFAK, from the coding sequence ATGGAACAAATAATTTTTATTATTATCGCTTTAATAGCAGGAGCAATTATTAGCTGGTTTGTTACTAATAATTTAATTCGTAATGCTATAGAACAAAAAAGCGCACACATTATACGTGATGCAGAAGAAAAAGCTGAGGTAATTAAAAAGGAAAAAATTTTACAGGCAAAAGAAAATTTTTTGCAGCTTAAAAGTGAACATGAAGAAATAATTAACGAAAAAAACAACAACCTGCTTAAATTTGAAAACAGGATAAAACAAAAAGAAGCCTCCATTTCGCAAAAAATGGAGGAAATTCAACGCAAACAAAAAGAATTAGACACCATTAAAGCCAATCTGAATACACAACTCGAAGTAATAAGTAAAAAACAGGCTGAGCTTGACAAATTTCACAAAAAACAGATTGAACAACTCGAATCTATTGCTAGCCTCACGGCTATTGAGGCTAAAGCACAACTTATAGATAGTCTTAAAGATGATGCAAAAGTAGAGGCGGTAACCCTTATTAAGGATATTATTGATGAAGCCAAAATTACCGCCAACCAGGAGGCTAAAAAAATTGTTGTAGAAACTATTCAGCGTACAGCTACCGAAAATGCTATTGAAAATACTGTTTCCGTTTTCAATATCGAAAATGATGAAATGAAAGGGCGAATTATCGGGAGAGAAGGCAGAAACATCCGTACTTTAGAAGCTCTTACCGGAATAGAAGTTATCATTGACGATTCTCCTGACGCAATTATTATTTCCGGCTTCGATCCGGTACGAAGAGAAATTGCCCGTTTGTCGTTGCACAAACTGGTAACAGATGGTCGTATCCATCCTGCACGAATTGAAGAAGTCGTAGCCAAAACAAAAAAACAGATTGAACAGGAAATTATTGATACAGGAACACGGATTTCCATTGATTTGGGTATTCATGGTTTGCATCACGAACTTACACGTCTTATAGGAAAAATGAAATACCGTTCTTCCTATGGACAAAACCTACTCCAGCATTCAAAAGAAGTGGCTAATCTTTGCGCAACTATGGCAGCTGAACTGGGCTTGAACCCTAAAAAAGCCAAACGAGCAGGATTGCTGCATGATATTGGTAAAGTTCCTGATAATGAACCTGAATTGCCACATGCTATTTTAGGGATGAAAATCGCTGAAAAATTTAAGGAAAAGATTGAAATTTCCAATGCAATCGGAGCGCACCACGATGAAGTGGAAATGATTTCGTTGTATGCTCCTATCGTTCAGGCATGTGATGCTATTTCAGGGGCACGTCCCGGAGCTCGTAGGGAAGTGGTAGATGCTTATATTCAGCGATTAAACCACCTTGAAGAACTTGCTTTATCTTACCCCGGAGTACTTAAAACGTATGCCATCCAGGCAGGACGTGAATTGCGGGTTATGGTAGCTTCCGATAAAATCAACGATAACGAAGCAGCACAGCTATCTTTTGATCTGTCGAAAAAAATTCAGAGTGAAATGACTTACCCGGGACAGATAAAAATTACCGTAATCCGCGAAACAAGAGCTATCAATTTTGCCAAATAA
- a CDS encoding cell division protein ZapA codes for MNELSISVTIADRQYRLTVKREEEETVRKATKLIDKIINEYAVNYAFKDKQDLLAMASLHFATEAVNGESQLTFYENHLEAKLTEIDRILTENIVV; via the coding sequence ATGAATGAACTAAGTATATCAGTTACCATTGCTGACCGGCAATACCGGTTAACCGTTAAAAGAGAAGAAGAAGAAACGGTAAGAAAAGCAACTAAACTGATAGACAAAATAATAAATGAGTATGCTGTTAATTACGCTTTTAAAGATAAACAGGATTTGCTTGCAATGGCTTCGTTACATTTTGCTACTGAAGCCGTGAATGGTGAAAGCCAACTGACATTTTACGAAAATCATCTTGAAGCAAAACTAACGGAAATAGACAGGATACTCACTGAAAATATCGTTGTTTAA
- a CDS encoding DUF2851 family protein has translation MQFNEEFLHYLWKFRLFTFPLSTTAGEYITVIHPGELNTDAGPDFFNARITIGNTTWAGNIEIHMQSSDWLKHGHQHDNAYQSTILHIVYNDDISVKNSFGNCIPTLEVKHRIAPALFENYQDLMMSRSEIACGKHIAQTKAIVLTNWLEKLSATRLEKKVTILQQSFEQNKNNWEETFYQALAKNFGIGVNTLPFEMLAKSLPVKCLAKHKDNLFQIEAMLFGQAGFFEKNYNDNYPKQLQKEYRFLSEKFALQPLGLHLWRFLRIRPDNFPTLRIAQFAALVHQSSALFSKITTIESIHEIISLFDVHCSDYWNTHYIFDKCAAYRTKSFGKNAIILLIINTVIPFLFLYGKATGNQNLAEKAFQMLEQLPPEKNSITKEFENLGVKINSALQSQALLELKICFCKQKKCLDCNIGNFLLQREQEL, from the coding sequence ATGCAATTTAACGAAGAATTTCTTCATTATCTGTGGAAATTCAGGCTTTTTACCTTTCCACTCAGCACCACTGCCGGCGAGTATATTACAGTAATTCACCCTGGAGAACTAAATACCGATGCAGGTCCTGATTTTTTTAACGCAAGAATCACCATCGGCAACACTACCTGGGCTGGCAATATTGAAATTCACATGCAATCGTCAGATTGGCTGAAACATGGGCATCAACATGATAATGCTTATCAGAGCACCATACTTCATATTGTTTACAATGATGATATTAGTGTAAAAAATTCTTTTGGCAACTGTATCCCTACTCTTGAAGTGAAGCACCGCATAGCACCTGCTCTTTTCGAAAATTACCAGGACTTAATGATGAGTCGCAGTGAAATAGCCTGTGGAAAACACATAGCACAAACCAAAGCAATTGTGTTGACAAATTGGCTTGAAAAATTATCTGCTACCCGGCTTGAAAAAAAAGTTACGATCCTACAGCAATCGTTTGAGCAAAATAAAAACAACTGGGAGGAAACATTTTACCAGGCACTGGCAAAAAATTTCGGAATAGGTGTGAATACACTCCCTTTCGAGATGTTAGCAAAATCTCTTCCGGTTAAATGCCTTGCCAAACACAAAGATAATCTTTTCCAGATTGAAGCGATGCTATTTGGGCAAGCCGGTTTTTTTGAAAAAAATTATAATGATAACTACCCAAAGCAATTGCAAAAAGAATACCGTTTTCTTTCCGAAAAATTTGCATTGCAGCCACTTGGGTTACATCTATGGCGTTTTTTACGGATACGTCCCGATAATTTTCCCACTTTGCGAATAGCACAGTTTGCTGCACTGGTTCATCAGTCTTCCGCACTTTTTTCCAAAATTACCACGATAGAAAGTATCCATGAAATAATTTCTTTATTTGATGTACATTGTTCCGACTATTGGAATACGCATTACATTTTTGATAAATGTGCTGCATACCGTACTAAATCGTTTGGGAAAAATGCTATTATCCTTTTAATTATTAATACAGTAATTCCTTTTCTATTTTTGTATGGAAAAGCAACAGGTAACCAAAATCTGGCAGAAAAGGCTTTCCAGATGCTTGAACAATTACCCCCCGAAAAGAATTCAATAACTAAAGAATTTGAAAACTTGGGAGTTAAAATTAATTCGGCATTACAAAGCCAAGCGTTACTCGAACTGAAGATTTGCTTTTGCAAGCAGAAAAAATGTCTTGATTGCAATATTGGTAATTTTTTATTACAACGTGAGCAGGAATTATAA
- a CDS encoding amino acid permease — MLKNIFALKPLNQLMEESRENGHGLKRTLTRLNLITLGIGAIIGAGIFVITGQASAQYAGPAIVISFLISGLACAFAGLCYAEFASMIPIAGSAYTYGYATLGEFFAWIIGWDLILEYLFAAATVSVGWSGYMVSFLKDFNIIIPPEFMAATGAKLYNIPNMGWTTLSSLPKETLSILNLETLPHATAIINLPAMFIIFSLVCLLVIGIRESANFNNIMVIVKVSVIILFICLGIAFVKAGNWHPFIPKNTGTWGHFGWSGIFRGAGVIFFAYIGFDAVSTAAQESKNPQKDMPWGILGSLSVSTVLYILVAIVLTGVVSYTQLNVADPVAVGVNAMGNSMFWLRPIIKIAAIAGLSSVILVMLMGQPRIFYSMSRDGLLPPVFSHIHRKFKTPYVSTIITGSVAIVLAGILPIGILGELVSIGTLLAFVIVCVGIIFLRYKKPDIHRPFKTPFVPVIPALGALICLLQMVALPLGTWMRLIIWMLLGFIIYFTYGRHHSKLNNNNL, encoded by the coding sequence ATGTTAAAAAATATATTTGCACTAAAGCCATTAAATCAACTAATGGAAGAAAGTCGGGAAAATGGTCATGGATTAAAACGGACACTCACTCGGCTTAATTTGATTACTCTTGGTATTGGAGCTATTATCGGTGCCGGAATTTTTGTAATTACCGGTCAGGCATCGGCACAGTATGCCGGACCCGCCATCGTTATTTCCTTTTTAATTTCAGGACTTGCGTGTGCTTTTGCCGGCTTGTGTTATGCTGAATTTGCATCTATGATTCCCATTGCAGGTAGTGCCTATACTTATGGATATGCTACCTTGGGCGAGTTTTTTGCATGGATAATCGGCTGGGATTTAATTCTGGAATACTTATTTGCCGCTGCCACAGTTTCGGTAGGATGGTCGGGGTATATGGTAAGTTTTTTAAAGGATTTTAATATCATCATTCCGCCTGAATTTATGGCAGCTACAGGGGCAAAATTGTATAATATCCCTAATATGGGCTGGACAACATTATCCTCGTTGCCGAAAGAAACTTTATCAATATTAAATCTGGAGACTCTTCCACACGCAACTGCAATTATAAACCTTCCTGCCATGTTTATCATCTTTTCCCTGGTATGTCTGTTGGTAATAGGCATTCGCGAATCTGCTAATTTTAATAATATTATGGTTATTGTAAAAGTGTCGGTAATTATTTTATTTATTTGTCTTGGGATTGCTTTTGTAAAAGCCGGAAATTGGCATCCGTTTATTCCAAAGAATACCGGGACCTGGGGGCATTTTGGATGGAGCGGAATATTCAGGGGTGCAGGGGTTATCTTTTTCGCCTACATTGGGTTTGATGCCGTTTCTACTGCAGCACAGGAATCTAAAAATCCACAGAAAGATATGCCATGGGGCATTCTTGGCTCGTTATCGGTTTCAACAGTTTTATACATTTTAGTTGCTATTGTTTTAACCGGCGTGGTAAGTTATACACAATTAAATGTTGCCGACCCAGTAGCAGTGGGAGTAAATGCAATGGGAAATAGCATGTTTTGGCTTCGTCCGATTATTAAAATTGCCGCTATTGCCGGTTTGAGTTCGGTAATCCTGGTGATGCTGATGGGGCAGCCGAGGATTTTTTATTCCATGTCAAGAGACGGTTTGCTTCCGCCCGTTTTTTCTCATATTCACCGTAAATTCAAAACGCCTTATGTAAGCACTATCATCACCGGGTCAGTAGCCATTGTACTTGCCGGTATTTTGCCTATCGGGATTTTAGGCGAACTGGTTTCCATCGGTACATTGCTTGCTTTTGTAATTGTCTGTGTGGGAATTATTTTCTTACGATACAAAAAACCGGACATACATCGTCCGTTCAAAACGCCATTCGTTCCGGTAATACCTGCTTTGGGTGCGCTGATTTGTCTTTTACAGATGGTAGCCCTGCCCTTAGGCACTTGGATGCGTTTAATTATCTGGATGCTATTGGGCTTTATAATTTATTTTACTTATGGAAGGCATCATAGCAAATTAAATAATAACAATTTGTAA